The Lolium rigidum isolate FL_2022 chromosome 1, APGP_CSIRO_Lrig_0.1, whole genome shotgun sequence region TGAaaataaaacaacaaaaatatcacAACTATAGTTGGCTCCATCGATCCTTCCGGCTTGCACCTTTCTCATAAGAAATCAGATCGTCTCCGTGACAAAGATTTTTCTTCTCGGTTGCGGAAAATTCTGGTAGGCACCGGTATTAAcgattttcagaaaaaaaaaacggtCATAATAGTGCTCAAGATTGGTCAAACGAATTTACAAATTTCCCTAAAAAGTATCTAAAATCTtaaaatttgagcaaattttatAAATGCTGGTATATTTCAACCGCTAAAAAGTTTTCTTCAATTTAACCAAAATAACCGGGTTTTGGCGAGATTGCAAAAAATCTCGGCTGAGAAAAAATATTGACCCCACATTTCATTTAATATCTAAGTATCAAATTAGAGCCACGGCCGGTGACTAAGATTAACCGTAAAATATGGTTGCGATGATGATTTTCTAAGATTCAGCTCACCTATGCAAGTTTATTAGTGAATAGAGataaaaaaatataaagtttgaaATTGGAAAAACATAACTATATTTAGTCTGACTTATATATGAAGCTCATGACTAATTTGTATGGTCCAACAAACTTGCAATATACAATGACAGAGTGTGCACTACAATATGAGAAAATAAGTTATTAAaccatactaaaagcaaaatgcgGATGTCTAAAATAAAGTCATCACGGTAATCCACATAGGCTTGAAATAAATATACCGTTGATTTTCCTATTAATGGTTAAGATTTAGCATATCTAAAAGTTACACATAGTTATATGTACATGACAACTCACTAAATAAACAGGTAGGTGAAAGGTGAGAATGCAATTATTTACAATGTATCATCAGTGTTAAGGTGAAATAATTAACTCTAGGTTCTATACCCGTATTGGTTAGCATTACCAACAATTATTTGATAATATTAACAAGTAAAATGTTGGTATCAGTACACAAGTTGGATATAATTACTTAAGGTCTTTGGACTTCAATGACATCAACTTTATGTTGTTTGAAATCACAATCCATGCCAAGAATCCAATAGCAAAACAGATCTTTATTTTTCGGGAAGTTGGTTCAGAAATATGTGAAATAGCTACAATTTACCATCCTTATGTTTGAAAATTTTATTCTAACGTATTAACACAAAAAGAATATGTGTCACATACATCGACACTGAATTCTTGGTGGTATTATAATCTTGAAATAAGAGTTTTTTAACATAGTGCTTGGTAGtactataattttgttataagatTATTTAAATAGTATATTGTAATGATTACCATTCTACAAGTTTGGATACACCATACAAAATATATATAGCCATATCCGAATGTTgctctcgcatttgcgagggccaccatgctagttCTTCTAATCATTCACAAAACCGCTACTTTTTATGTAATGTACAATGAGAAACAAAACCTGCTGAGAACCAACATAAGGTTGGATGGTTAGAAGGGTGGTTGTACCCGGAGCCCACCAAAGTTCGAACCCCAAATTTGAtatatgtgtgtctcataaaggcgaaatattcattcagtgggaggcgacgttctcgTCGACAACGAGGcgctcgtggtgacttcgtcaatttcaagattcaatccgccggctcagtcttctggaggtgctcataggggtatgaTGTGCgtatgtgcgttcataggggtgagtgtatgcacgtGTATGTGAGCGGCTACGCTTGTACTATGTTTCTCAACAAACAAAATAACCTGTCTGGAGGGCAAACCTGTGCTCATTGAAGGAAGTGAGGTAGATCCGGTGAAGGATGGgctgggttagggttagggtctaccTCACTTTCTTTTAAGACGACTTGGGTTGCGTCTCACATAACGTCCCTACACAATGTTCGATTATCACGTAGAGACCAAGATAAATAGGGTCTGCTCCAAAACGTCTCTAGGTGACTTTTTTCTTGCTCCagaactcaactttgtctagatacagatCGTAAGATTGTatttgttgactagatacattcatatttagataaagttgaCGCACGTAGCCTCCAGATGTCGGCACAACTCCCACACACGCACGCCACCTCCATCCACTGTCGCTCACCTCCTGGGtcgcctcgctggaggtgtcTCTGGAGGCCCCTCCCCCACCCTAGCGAGCCGCCCCTTGATCTACTCCCCatggctgctgccgccatcttcgccggtggtggtggccaCACCCAGTCTGTCAAGAATTGAGGGTGGGTTTGAGGGAGGCAAGCTCCGACGGTCTCCGAACGTGGGTTGTGGCGGAGGTGTTTCACGACGGCAAGTTGACTAAGGGCATGGGCTCCTCCTAGTTGCGCAGTTCAGCCGGATCCGGCGGAAGATAACCCCTGTTCTGCCGTCTTCTTTCTCGACTGGCCTGGACGCTGAGGTTCGGAGCAACAGATCCAACAGGGTATCGACGTGTGGCATGGGGAGCTACTATCTCATCTTGAATAAAGGTGTCAGCCCTAGGGTTTCAACTCACGCCAAGATGATGATCTATCGGATGCATGTCCCCACGACCTGGCTGGATTGTCGTGTTTCGGAACTCCACTGGGCGATTCATACttggagattgctggatcgggtgggattcggttgtgcgcacccatgtttttctcTGACTGCTTTGTTTCAGAGGGAGCGAtgcgaagctctgctggctgttaccATCATGGGGCACGCTTTCTTGTTCCACGGTGAAGTCAGCTGGCGGGGAATATCATGTAAGCCGAGATCTGAAGACTAGCAATGGTGATTCAAGTCTTTGTTGCgatgaggaattggcttggtgatccGTGACTTGGGGGTAACGATATCGTAAGAGGGGGTGACAACACAGGAGAAGTTCGAAGTCTTAGCTTTtagggtgaaaattcaaggtccggccttaattggttgtgtctggcaatagtCTTGTTGAAGTCATTGTTTTATGAGGAGGCCTTTAACCTAATATCTATGATCGGACGATGACGACGCTTATGCACTATTtttttcttggaggcgtcgtttttggagaaacTGGACTTCTGGTGCCGTCTTGGTGATGTTAGTAGTCCTGCTGAATGGAATAGATCATGGTAGCGGGACTAttattttattttaatgttcGTCTTTTTTGCGTTGTGTGCATTCATAATGTCACTAGGACAATATGTTGTTGTTGagttggatgtaattggtatctttgtaATATTAATATACGCTCTTTATCGAAAACTACTTAGATAAAattaagtcaattaatatgaagcaCATAAAATATTTTTTGTAAAGTGGTAGGTTCCAGGGAATACTTTCTCGTGAGAATACGCATAAACCATTAAACCCAAGCCGTTGCCAACTCAACCCATAAAATTACAAAGCTTTTCTTGAGCGGAAACTACAAATGTAGCTCGGGGCTACAAGTAGGCcacttttatcgaaaaaattgaAAATGGCCTTTTGAAGTTTCAGAAAGTTAGAAAAAAAATCGAGATGTTGATAATGATGTGTTCTATCAACCcaatacaccttatattttggatcacacaaaaatgacaaatctgaCAGTTTTTATAGGTTTCAAAGTTTGTACTGTTCACTACTTCAGATTTCCATATCTTTTATTTCACAGCCTAAAATACAAGGTATTTCGAATTGATAATTAGCTCGTTCATAGAATACATCATTGCCTACGTCAAGAATTTTGTTCAAAAAAATTGGAATTTCAGATTaccattttcaaaattttcagaagatGGCCTAGATGTAGGCCAAGCTTCAAAATGTCGCACTCTCTTTTCTACTTTTTGTCTCTGCAGTTTTGGCAATACATGCACCTACCACAAAAAACACTTCGAATAACAAATCTGGCACTCTTTCAGCCAGGAAACGAGCATTTCGGTTTCAATAGATATAATAGTATGGTTCATACTAATAAATTTTCTCCAGGAAAAGATATCAGATTATGCATGCACTACCCATCTCTGTTTAGCATTGGATGATTTAATGAATGCGGGATAAAGTTAAGAAATAAGGAAAATATAGGTAACATCGACACCCGGGTTACAGTGATGTATCTCCATGTCATCTGCGATGGTTCTGATGGCTGAATGCCACCGATATTTTTTCTATTACAACACAACTAACCACAATCGGTTTCTATGGAAAATAGTTCGGTCCACCTGGCTACGATGATTGTTCAAGAAAGAAAACTGCAAGAGTCCGATGAGGCACAATCAGAATCACACCAGAATGCCAGATTGGAAATGAGAGCGCGAGCGCTTCTGAGAGAGATCAACGCATTGCTCCAGAGTCTGGACGGTGAGCCATCAATGGCGATGCCGCGGGCCCCAGATCCAATCATCCAGCGGACTGGCAGGTTTACCGACCTGATCCCCAGAAAGACCTCCTATGAGTGGTTTAGCACCGGGGAGACGCATATTGTAGTGGACGTACTCCAGCCCGCGGTACAGGTCCTGGTTATCAAATGCCTTCGCCTCGTGCACCTTCTCAGATACGTGCCAGTTGATGTTGTACCTTTTAGCGCCAAAGCATGTTTGGCTTAAGATCCGAGTCGCAAGGGTTTGCAGCTCAGGTGTGTCAGTCCCATGCACCGACCACCAACAAACTACAAATTGAAGGAATACAGGGTTAGAACTTAACTCCATTCTTTTAGTATGAATGAAGTACTACTAACAATGATCGCAATGGATACATTAATATTCTGGAAGTCAAAGTGGAACGAAATAAATGCAAACTTTGTTTCACCAGATCACGAGATAATGGGCTCTACTTTACCTTGTGGTAATTCCATCATTTCCTTAATTGCTGATGAATCTGAACCCAAAGAACCCAACTTTCTTCTATATACTTCAGTTTGTGCTTTGACTTTCTTTGGATCATAATTACCATTGGCCATTTGGGTGATGCAGGCCTCAATACCGCTGATGACCTCAGGATCATCACAGGCATGATCTTTGTAAAAGACCCTTGGGTTTAGCATGTAACCAGCAGCATGCAGTGGGGAATGCAAGTAAATATCCCATATCTTGTCAACCCAAGACAAAATATCACCATGCTTATCTCCAACATGGCGCATCATCTCTTCTTTAGCACAATCCATGGCCTCATACAAGATACCCATTGGACAATCTTCACGCTCTAATTTAAACAACACCTTGACGAATGGAATTGTAACCTTTAAAACATCAGCCGCAGCACACCAAAATGCATCTGTCTTCACTATGTCACAGATATACCGGAAAGTACTGCTAGCATCCCAATCAGAGGAAGCCCATTCAGGAGAGTTAAACATCTCCACCAGATTTGCTCTCTCGGAAACTAGCTTCTCTAGTGTCAAGAATGCAGCAACATATTTCAAACAAGAATTGCTCACTATCTCGCCGTTTCCAACCAGTTTAACTGGCATCTCATTGCCATTTATAAACCTTGTTATTTCCTTTGCCTTCGTTAGAACCTCACTGATGTGACCAAGTGCTGCAATTTTCCCAAGCAGAAAGTTGATGCAAAAGTCAGCACACAGCGGGAAGAAGAATGAATGGCCATGTTCCTTCAGCACTCTATGCCGTGCATTTTGCATATATGGCGATGCGTCATTTATGACAACTTGAACTATGTTATTGGCGCCAACTTCATCAACCACGCAAGAAATCATTTCTTCTAGCATATCCACGTCCTCAATGATTGCAGACACATCTTTGGATCTGAGGAACAACATGCCTTTCCTGCAATGTACCAAAACACTTATGAAGCTTTTTTTACCACATTGGCTCCCCCAACTATCCAGAATTACACTGCAACCACTTTTCTCCCATTCTTGCTTCAGTTCCCTTTCACggctctgtgtttcttttagttcctCCAGCAGAAGTGATTTATATGTAGGAATTGCAACCTGAACCTCATTAGCAATCCCACGAATCCTCTCCTTGAAATATGAGGTGTTTAGAACATCAGGCCCATGTCCAACTTGAAAGATGAACTTGCGTATTTCTGCCAGAGAATCAGAGTGAGCATTTGCCTCCATTAGTTGTTCCAATTGCTGTAGCTGTGATGGAGAAGACATGTCCACAAAGGAACTAGAGTTAACTCGCTGTCCTGAAGAAGTTTTTGGCTTCTTATTCGTCAAACAAGGATTTTGATAGTTTGGGCAAGTGGCTTCTAAAGTCTGGTCTCCCTGCAATAATTAACAGCTTTAATAATCCTAGCAGTCATGTATCCAAAGTACAATTCTCATATATTACTGGATTCTCACATAACACGACCACACATGACGTATGACTACTAAAATGATCCTACATGTACCATAGCTAACACAGAAGAGAATAAACAATACTACTTGATGTGATATTTTATTCCGTGTAACTGGCATCAAGGAATGGTATGCAAAGGTATTGTCTACAGTCCGAAACACATTTACCAACTGCCAGCAGATAAAGACACGAGTTTTCACAAATAAAAGGTTTATTGCCGTCACGGGGCAAAACCATATTTTCGCAACTACATGATGCATGAACAGTTACCATGACAAGGCAGTGGAAGATTTCTCATCTTCAACATAAGTATGTAATTTTTTAGCTGATAGACGACATAATTCTTCCTTGCAGATACAAACAATTGTCTAATGATGAGTTCCCACATGAAGCGGTACAAAATATAACATTATAAGTAAAACATTGACAATTTGGGTAATACCAACGGAGCAGTTCCGTAATATTTACAGACTAGTTATATTCTATTACAAACTACATGCTCTAACTTTTGGAGCTGGCAGGGAGCTCTGTAATATACTAAACAAGGGAATGGGAAACCAAGCTGGTCCAAGGCCTGAAACCAGGGTCAGCCGGGAAAATAAACAGCGCTTGTACCATTAGGCCATTAGCCTGCCCCCCTTCAAAGCTAATTTCTACAGTAATTACCATGCAAAACCAGATACCCGCAGCAGAAGTACATTTTGGTGCAAAATTTAATCCCCACAGAACCATTTTGTCTTTGTAGATATGCCCCATCCAAAGTTTAAGCCCTTCCCTGTCTACAACTGACCCCACCAGATCACCGCCCAAAAGGGGGAAAATGTAGTTCTAAAAATAGCCTAGCAAAACGTTTTATATTTGGGGACGGAGTTAGTACCATTTAGCTTTGCTAATCAACCTAGGACATGTGATTGGTCACTCTAGTTAACTCAAAAGGCAGTGTTTATTACCCCAAACCGGGCATCCTGAATCTGTGTAGGATATTTGCCATATCTGAATTCCAGACACCCGAATCGGAGTCGGATTCCGGAACCGTGTCGGAGTCCGAGTACCAGTTACAGAGAACCTAATGAACCAAAAAACCTAAACCCAAAACTGGGGAAAAATGAATCCTTTCTTGTACACATGCTAGGATTAAGCAACCTAGGGGTCTCTCCCTTTGTTCAGCCCAGATCCCTGAACAGGGCACGGATCAAATCCCATATCTTTCGTTTAGGGGCGATCTAGATGGTGTGCTGCTTTTGCACCGGCACTCCCAAACTTTGTGCAAGCCAGCGGGATTCAACTAATCACCGGATGATAAAAAGAAAGATAACAAATGCTCACCGATGGTTAAGTCGTTTAGACCGCGGATGGGGCTGAGGAAGAAGCGACGGGACGACACGACGAGGAAGgatgaggacggcggcggcggcggcggcggcgagcgcgggaGAGGCGGATGAGTTGGGGCTTGGGAGGGGCGAGGTTTCGGCGGCGACGTCAGCTGGGGCAGAAAGGTGGGGTGGGGTGCGAGAGATGGATTCAGAGCCGCACTTATAGCCGCCGCCGATCTGCGCGAGAGGGCGGGGTTGATTTTGGAGGGTTTGGGGTTGATTTTGGAATTCACGCGGAAATGCGGCGGGTTCGCTGATGTACAGCACTGTTCTTCCCAAATTCATCCACGCCTCCGCCGGCTCAAAGCCGTTACTACTGTTTTCTGGACCACTCTCTCAACCTATACGAGGCCTTGGCCCATTCCTCATCCGGCAGATGGGATTTAAGGATCCTGGGCCTTGTGCAAAAAAAGAACTGATGAAAAAAAAGACTAGCAGCCAGAAGAAAAAAACTCGTTTGCTATGATCAGCTTATTGGTTCCCCATTTCTATTACCAAAGTGAAAGCTATATACATATACATACATATCCCTGGCTAAAAATCAGGTCCAGTCATGCTACCAATGCTTCCATATGTGTAGTGTATATCAATATATCATGGGGACAGCTTGTCACTGAGAAGTGATGACCTTCTTTGATCTCTGGAATATACTTCGCATGGCGATACTTCTGTGAAACGATAAGAGGCAAGACGTAAGTAACGAAAAAAGTAGATGAGATAGTTGATCTTTTTGAGTGGAGATGGAAGATTATTTTGTAGTAGTACCTGTAAATGGCTCTTTACATGATATAGACGGTGAGGCCGTCAACTTTCATAAGTTTCAGAACGCCCTTGGGAGTTGCTTCTGTTAAGATAGGTCTAGTGTATATCTTGTATAGGAATACATCTGTCGATACATGTACGGTTGTACCCTTGTAACCTTGTATGCTGATCATTATATAAAGGAGAGACACGTGAGGGCTGTGCCCCACGAAACCCTAAACTcaaacttggtatcagagcctgatcAGCCCACCGCCGCCTCTCAACCCTAGCGCCCGATCCAATCTCGGCCGCCGCCATGACCAGCGCCTCGCTGCCCCTCTCCACCACCCTCGGCGCCATCGTCTCGCCCCCGACAGCCACGGTCGCAGCTCCCGCAGTCATCCCCACCACCACCGTTCGTCTCGACCGCAACAACTACATGCTGTGGCGTGCC contains the following coding sequences:
- the LOC124684164 gene encoding uncharacterized protein LOC124684164: MSSPSQLQQLEQLMEANAHSDSLAEIRKFIFQVGHGPDVLNTSYFKERIRGIANEVQVAIPTYKSLLLEELKETQSRERELKQEWEKSGCSVILDSWGSQCGKKSFISVLVHCRKGMLFLRSKDVSAIIEDVDMLEEMISCVVDEVGANNIVQVVINDASPYMQNARHRVLKEHGHSFFFPLCADFCINFLLGKIAALGHISEVLTKAKEITRFINGNEMPVKLVGNGEIVSNSCLKYVAAFLTLEKLVSERANLVEMFNSPEWASSDWDASSTFRYICDIVKTDAFWCAAADVLKVTIPFVKVLFKLEREDCPMGILYEAMDCAKEEMMRHVGDKHGDILSWVDKIWDIYLHSPLHAAGYMLNPRVFYKDHACDDPEVISGIEACITQMANGNYDPKKVKAQTEVYRRKLGSLGSDSSAIKEMMELPQVCWWSVHGTDTPELQTLATRILSQTCFGAKRYNINWHVSEKVHEAKAFDNQDLYRGLEYVHYNMRLPGAKPLIGGLSGDQVGKPASPLDDWIWGPRHRH